The window ACAAGCAAAACAGGAGATCTAAAAAAGGAGGCAAAATTTTCTACCCCAAACCCTAGGTACCAACACACGGTTAGATCCACGCTTAAACAAACAGCAACACAAACAACGAGCGCCACGAAAAACACAAACCCTAACAGAAGAACCGAGGGGAATTAGGGTTAGAAGAAGAACGAACCAGAGGAATCCATCACGAGACGGACGGAGAAGAACATAGAAGAAGCAGTCAGATTACGGTTCATCGATCCGCCTGATTCGCCTGAGATTCACCTAAGATTCGAAATCAGTCTTGGGGGAAGAAGAGAAGTCGTCGGGGGAGAAGCAGAGGAGGAAACAGAAGAAACAAGACGCCGGGGGAAAGGGGAGACCTAGACGACCACGGGACAGACGGGGGCGAAGCAGATTCTAAACAGGCTGGCCCGCGCTAGAACCGCTGCAGGTGCCGGTTTGTGGAATGAACTAAAACCGGCGCCTGCAGTGCTAAATAGGAAATCCCCGAATTTGCTTTCCTACGAGGATCTTGTTTCACAGATCTACGCTTGTGAACATACATATTTTACCGGCAAAGCCCAAAATAAGGCTAGCCCATCAGTGTCATGAATGAATGGGCTCTCGAGTTTTATTCAAATAAAAAAAACTCGTGAGGCCCTTTACCGTATTGTCGTGAGACTTTTTGTTCAAAATAAGACATTGCCGACGTTGAGGACGGGCCGAGGGCCCGGCAATGGGGGAGGACGGCGAGGAGGTCGTCTTGGAGGACATACCGGAGGGCGCGGAAGGAACGACCAAGCCAGTTCAGATGCAACTGGTTACGGGGAGTTTGCTGAAAGCAGAGATTTGGATATGCAAGATGCAGAAAATAGCAGAAAGAGGGTTGCAGCGCTAGCACAGCAGTTTGCACCCCCAGCGCCAACAAGCACCGAGCAACCTAAGCAGCTAGCTCTTCCTGCCTCTAACACTCCAGCCAGCCCCAGTACCACTCAGGACCAGAAGAGAGCGAAGCTAGTTGTGGAATCAGAAGACAGCAGCTCGACGAGAACAGGGACACGGCTGAAAGGTGATCTGAATTTGGCGGGCCCGGTCGACGGGCGCCGCCGGGGTCAATGAGTACCTTTGTTTGGAACTGCCGCGGCGTGGGCAAGGCCGCGACAGTTCAAGAGCTTCGCGACTTCACGAGGCAATTTGCCCCTACCCTTCTGTGTATTGTTGAGACACAAATTGATGGTGTAAGGGTAGAAGCGTTAACAAATACGTTGGGTTATGATAATGCTTATGCGGTTAGTAGTCAAGGCCGCAGTGGTGGTATGGGATTATTCTGGAATAATGCAATAAAAGTTGAGATTCTTGGTTACTCAGTTTATCATTTGGATGTTAAGATTGAGGAGCATAATCTGGATGAGTGGAGATTCACCTGTGTGTATGGTGAGGCACAAACACACTTGAGACATCAAACGTGGACAGTTTTAAAAAACATCAGCACTTTGAGCTCTTTGCCGTGGCTGTGCGCGGGAGATTTCAATGAGGTTCTACGTCCGGAAGAACATGAGGGGGTAGGGCAGCGAAGCAATGCGCAAATCCAAGCCTTCCGGGACACCATTGATATTTGCATGTTGCAAGACTTAGGCTTCAACGGAAATTTTTGGACTTTTGAGAAGAAGGTTGTGGGAGGGAGTTATACAAAATGCAGGCTAGACAGAGCCCTAGCTAATGTTGCATGGATGAACAGATTCTCCCTTGCTTCGGTTACACATCTTTCTTGCTCCACATCTGACCACTCACCCATTGTTAGTGACTTTGGTAACACGGTGCAAGTTAAGGAGCAAAGGTCTTTTAAATACGAGCTTATGTGGGAGTCGCATGAAGGTCTGGGCCAGGTCCTTTCAAATGCGTGGACAGCTGACACACCTTGCTTGTCTGTGGATGATATGAAACAGAAACTTCAGAATATCTCTAAAGAATTGGTGAAGTGGAGCAGGGACACTTTTGGAAGTGTTAGAAAGGAAATAAAGAAGCTGAAAAAGACTCTAGAGGAACTCCGAGGTGATCCTTTGCGGTCGGCCCCCTCTCATGCAGAACTGAAGACTAATGAGCGGCTTATTGAGTTATACCACCGAGAGGAGATCATGTGGCGACAACGGGCAAGGGTGGAGTGGCTCTCGGCGGGTGACCGAAACACCAAATTTTTCCACCTTCGGGCCAGCATCCGTAGAGAGAAAAATATGATCAAGGCCCTACAAAATTCACTAGGAGCGGTGGTGGATGACCCGGGAGAATTGCGGGTTTTGGTCAATGAGTTTTACCAAAGCTTGTATACCTCTGAAATGGTACAGAACATGGATGATGTCCTTGATCACATTCCCAGGAAGGTGACAGAGGTGATGAATGAGTCTCTATGTGCCCCGTATACCAAGGATGAAGTAAAAGTGGCTCTCTTCCAAATGTTTCCAGCCAAGGCGCCGGGCCCGACGGCTTCCCTGCTCACTTTTATCAGAGACATTGGGATATATGTGGAACGGATGTAACAAAGATTGTCCTCAGAATATTGAGGGGGGAGGACAGCCCAGCATGCATAAATGACACTATATTGGTTCTTATCCCCAAGGTAACAAACCCCACTGTTTTTTCTCAATACAGACCAATTAGCCTTTGCAATGTCATTTATAAAATAGCTTCCAAGGTGGTAGCAAACAGGTTGAAACTGATCCTTCCGGACATAATTTCTGAGGAGCAGTCAGCTTTCGTTCCAGGAAGGCTTATTACAGATAATATTATCAGTGCATATGAGTGTCTGCATTTTATGAAACGGTCCAGGGCAAAATCAAACAGCTTCTGTGCTCTAAAACTAGATATGATGAAGGCCTACGACCGGGTGGAGTGGTCATACTTGAGAGCCATCATGACAAAACTGGGTTTCGCGAGATCATGGGTTGATATAGTTATGAGCATGGTGTCATCGGTTTCTTTCTCGGTCATGGTAAACGGGGAGAAGCTTGAGTCTTTTATTCCATCCAGAGGAATCTGGCAGGGAGACCCAATCTCCCCCTACTTATTCTTgatagcagcagagggcctttcgtgcctccttaaATCCCGTTCTTCGTCATCGTTTGCAGGTATTCAGGTGGCCCCAACGGCTCCCACCGTTAACCACCTattgtttgcagatgacagcctgttgCTTTTCAAGGCCAGTGTAGAGGGTGCAGAAGTTGTGTCAAACCTGCTAGAAACCTATTGTGCAGCTTCGGGACAAAGGATCAACCATGACAAATCATCGATATTTTTTAGCAAGAGGTGTCCGGAAAACATAAAGGATTCCATGAAAAACATCCTCCATGTACACAAGGAGTCCTTGAGTGAACGCTACCTGGGTATGCCAACTGATGTGGGCCATTCAAAAAATGGTACTTTCAAGTATCTAAGAGATCGTGTTTGGGAAAAGATCAAGGGGTGGATGGAGAAGCTCTTGTCATCAGCAGGCAAAGAGGTCCTTATTAAGGCGGTGGCTCAGGCAATACCAGTATATTCGATGAGTTGTTTCCGATTACCCAGAGGCCTATGTGAGAATATTATGTCTATCATTAGACAGTTTTGGTGGGGAAGCAAGCAGGGGAAGCGGAAGCCCAGCTGGGTCGCTTGGGACATCATGACCAGACCAAAACACCTTGGGGGCCTAGGTTTTCGGGACCTGGAGATCTTTAATCTGGCGCTGCTGGCTCGTCAAGCCTGGAGGTTGCTAACGAGAGAGTCAACGTTGAGTTCTAGGATACTAAAGGCTGTCTACTTTCCAGGCTGTTCAATTCTTGATGCTGAGCTCGGATCACACCCCTCCCAGATCTGGCGGGCGATTCTGGATGGGCGAGATATTATGGCACAAGGAGTTGTGAGGAGAATCGGGGATGGCACAACTACTGACATGGAAACATAGCTGGATACCAAGAGATGGGCTGAAGCGGCCGATAACTTCACTATCTCAGGAACCACCAACTTTGGTATATGAGCTCATTGACAGCTCCTCGGCGACCTGGAAGGAAGGCTTGATTCGGGACACTTTTACTAGATTTGATGCCGATGAGATACTCAAGATCCCTCTGTGTACTCGTCGGGTTAATGATTTCTGGGCTTGGCATGAGGAAACTAGAGGCGTTTTTAGTGTACGATCAACCTATCGTATGGTTCTCCGCACTAAACTTGAGAGGGAGGCGTGGCTGAATGAGGATGAGGGCTCATCCAGTGTGCATAATGAGGTGAACAAGTGGAGCGATATTTGGCACATTCAAGTACCCTCAAAACTTAGAATGTTTGTGTGGTGGCTTGCGAGACGATCAATGCCGACGGCTGTCCTGTTGAAGCACCGAAACATGGCCACCGAGGATAACTGCTCCTTGTGTGGGGCGATTGATACATGGAGACATGCTTTATTCACATGTCCAATGTCGAGCAGTGTCTGGGCCTTAGCGCCGGAGGAGCTGGTTCACCATCTAGTGGAGAGGCAAGAGGAGAATCCCAAGGACTGGCTGTTTGCGCTTAGCGAGGTTTTGGACAGAGACAAGTTTGCACACATGATCGTCATTATGTGGTCTATTTGGAGAGCTCGAAGGAAAGCGATTTATGAAGATATCTTCCAATCACCACAATCCATACATGGTTTCATAACGAGCTATCTTCAGGATATCAGCGTCATCACTAAGAGGGAAGTTCAGCAAAGAGCTACAAATGTTAACAGGCCGACACAATGGCAGCCTCCGTCTGCAAGTTGCGTCAAGATCAATGTTGATGCCGCCTCCCCCAGGCAAGCGAGACATGGAGCTGTGGGGGCAATTTGCAGGAGCTCAGAAGGAGTGTTTTTGGGGGCGTCGGTGCTGGTGGTTAGGCACATCACGGACCCACAGATTCTTGAAGCCATTGCTATAAGGGAGGGTTTGGCGCTAGCTGATGATCTCTATCAGAGGCGAGTCCATGTTGCTTCGGATTGCAAAAATGTGGTGGAAGATCTAAAGAAGGAGAATGCATCATCTTATGGAGCCATAGTGCATGAAATAATAGATCACTCGTTAGTTTTTGATTTATGCAATTTCtgtcatgagtttaggagctcaaaTTTTGAAGCTCACAACCTAGCGAAGCACGCTTTGTCGCTCGGGATTGGCCGTCATGTGTGGTTGGGCCAACCTGGAGAGCTTACTTTCGtctctgtaaacattgtgacgacttAATAAAAAGCTTCGTGAGGTTGTCTAAAAAAAAAGACATTGCCAAAATGGGAGCAGAAACAAGTAATGTCGCCTTCTCCATTCGCGCCCGCGCTCTCATGGTCCTCCCTAAAACACGCCATGGTCATCGAGATGCCGCTTGTCCATTGCCACTGCCCCTCGTCCTTCCCACGCGCACGCCCATGCATGCGCATCTGGCCAATCCTATCCCCGAGTTGGAAAAGTAAAATGCAGCAAAAACGATTAATCCACAGCGTTGCATGACATGCGCACCAGCTCCATGGGCACCTCGGTCGCGGTCACCGTCGCCTTCGCGGTCGTCCTCTTCCTTGCGCGGGCAACCCATGCCGAGATCAGGACAACGCTCATCGTGTCGGACGCGCGGCCACTGATCCTCTTCGAGCAGTTTGGCTTCGCGCGAGGCGGCAAGGCCGCCCTCTCCATACGCCGCTCGGCATGGAACCTCCGGCCGGGGTCACGCCTCGCCGGAGTCGACCCCACCCTCATGGGATTCGTCCTCATCTCGGGAGCCCAGTTCCCGAAGATCAACAACGCGTCCCAGTACGCCGCCGTCGACCCAGGAGGCGGCAGCTTTTGCGTACTCACGAGCGGGTACGCCGTCCCGATGATCCGGCTCAGCGACGTGCCGCCTGGAGGCGCCACCAGCATCCTGAGCATCGACGACCCCGATGAGTACGCGGTGGTGTTCAACAACTGCCAGGAGGGCGCGGAGGTGACCATGGACGTGCGCACCGAGATGTACAACGTGCGGGGCGGCGTCCCCGACGGGCTGAGGGACTACCTCCCCGTGGGGCTCCAGCCGCTGCCCAACATCTACACCGTGGTGTCGGTGGTGTACTTCGTGTTCCTGGCGGTGTGGGTGTGGACGTGCCTGCGGAAGCGCGCGACGGCGGAGCGGATCCACGTGGTGATGGGCGCGCTGCTGCTGTTCAAGGCGCTCAAGATGGCGTGCGCGGCGGAGGACACGTGGTACGTGGAGTCCACGGGCACGCCGCACGGCTGGGACGTCGCCTTCTACGTCTTCGGCTTCTTCAAGGGCGTCCTGCTCTTCACCGTCATCGTGCTCATCGGCACCGGCTGGTCCTTTCTCAAGCCCTACCTCCAGGTCACTGATTGGAATTCAACATCGATCGTCTTTTCAATTCTCAATTACGCAATGCAATGCAACATCGGTCATCTTTTAAATCTGATTTGTGAATTGGCAGGAGCGGGAGAAGAACGTGCTGATGATCGTGATCCCGCTGCAAGTGATCGAGAACCTGGTGCTGGTGGTGATCGGGGAGACGGGGCCGACAGGGCGGGACTGGGTGGTGTGGAACCACGTGTTCCTGCTGGTGGACGTCATCTGCTGCTGCGCCGTCTTCTTCCCCATCATCTGGTCCATCCGGGGCCTGCGCGAGGCCTCCAAGACCGACGGCAAGGCGGCGCGCAACCTCCACAAGCTCACCCTCTTCAAGCGCTTCTACATCGTGGTCGTCGGCTACCTCTACTTCACCCGGATCATCGTCTCCGCCTTCCTCGCCGTGCTCAACTACAAGTACCAGTGGGGTGTCAACGTCGCCGTCGAGGCCGCCAGCTTCGCCTTCTATGTCTTCGTCTTCTACAACTTCCATCCGGTGGAGAAGAACCCGTACCTGTACGtcggcgacgacgaggaggagtctgCCGGTGGACAGCTCGAGATGGACGAGCGTGCTTTCTAAGCTTTAGTTCATACTGTAGTACGAAGCATGCACGTTTCCAAGTGTTGTGTATTAGCTAGCCTCCTGTATCGTATACAGTTAATCCGTTTCTTGCTCAGATGCTAGCGCATCATCATACATAATGGCGTCGTAGAGGCACATCTATTAGCCCATGTACAATGAAAGATGCTTATAGAGATGCTCGTAAAAATAAACCAGTTTTTGTCTAACCATAACTGATTATTTCGATAGTAAGGGCGACTTTCCAACACGCCGATCCAAATTGTCCGCGCGTGCTGAAACGACGAAAGCGCCGGTTCAATGTGCCGATGTAAGTCGAAAATCCGTTTGCTCGTTGTCCGTTTGGACGCATTCCCATCCCATATTTGCACCGGATTTGTGTCCAGACGAACACGAGACATATTCGCCATGCATCCACTCGGTGTCCTCCTCGGACCCGCATGTCGGCCCCAACTACCCACACGGTTGTAGTCAATGCGTCCGCTTACCTTGGGCATGGGCAGCGTCTAGAAGCCTCTGGAATCCATGTCTAACCAGTGCACCAAGTTGCCTCTTTTGGGGGAGAGGGGCGTTTTGGAGCTTGGGCTCAGCTGCACCCGTAATCTAGCTCGTTGGTTTCTGTCTTGGGATGTGAACAAATCCAGCTGGGATGTCAGATACGAGCGTGAGAAAAACAGCGAAACCCCGAATACAGTACGAAACAGTGCACGGCTTGGCACGGCCCGACGGATGTCGCGGCGGCTCAGTCTGGGCCGTGGACTAGTACGTTGGCTTTCCTTCTAGGCCGTAGATCAGGAAGTTTGTTTTTTGAGTCTGGGCCAAGGATCAGATAATGGGTCTGTGACGATGGGCGCAATCTGTGCCGTCCTGTCGGTCGGAGGGGAACCCCTCGTGcgcgaagaaaatgaaaaaaaaggtaGATTTGTCCTCCCTTTCCCTAGCTCATTCCAGAGGGCCCTCGCTGCCGTGGTAACCTAGGGTGTGGGCGAAAAAAATGGGAGATTGTCGCGGGGCATGGGCGACCTGACTGCGGCGGCGCCGGTGTTTCAACGTCGGGCTAGCGACGGATGGACGCCAAGGGTATGGAGTTCCTCCTTGACGCGGTTGACAGGTTGGTTCCGGGCAGATCTCTGCAAATTTTGTTATTTTGGATTACAGGCGCCGCTGAGTTTTGAGATGTGCTCGAACTGCCCTGCATACAAATCTGACCCTAATGCCGTCGATTCGCCGTTCCTCTCGTAGATTTCATGCGGAATCTCCGACGAGTCTGCTCAATTGACTGACAAGGTGAATCCCCAAGCCCCGTGCTGGACAAAAAGGTCAGAGCACCT is drawn from Triticum dicoccoides isolate Atlit2015 ecotype Zavitan chromosome 6B, WEW_v2.0, whole genome shotgun sequence and contains these coding sequences:
- the LOC119326015 gene encoding protein CANDIDATE G-PROTEIN COUPLED RECEPTOR 7-like, giving the protein MRTSSMGTSVAVTVAFAVVLFLARATHAEIRTTLIVSDARPLILFEQFGFARGGKAALSIRRSAWNLRPGSRLAGVDPTLMGFVLISGAQFPKINNASQYAAVDPGGGSFCVLTSGYAVPMIRLSDVPPGGATSILSIDDPDEYAVVFNNCQEGAEVTMDVRTEMYNVRGGVPDGLRDYLPVGLQPLPNIYTVVSVVYFVFLAVWVWTCLRKRATAERIHVVMGALLLFKALKMACAAEDTWYVESTGTPHGWDVAFYVFGFFKGVLLFTVIVLIGTGWSFLKPYLQEREKNVLMIVIPLQVIENLVLVVIGETGPTGRDWVVWNHVFLLVDVICCCAVFFPIIWSIRGLREASKTDGKAARNLHKLTLFKRFYIVVVGYLYFTRIIVSAFLAVLNYKYQWGVNVAVEAASFAFYVFVFYNFHPVEKNPYLYVGDDEEESAGGQLEMDERAF